A region of the Microcystis aeruginosa FD4 genome:
TTTTAACCAGTAACCCCAATGTCGGCGGTTTTGGTCAAAAAGAGACGGAAGTTGTCCTGCAAAATCCCGGCCGGATCAAAGGATTAGTTTTATTCCTCGGTGGTATTATGCTATGTCAAATCCTCTTAGTTATTAAGAAAAAACAAGTGGAACGAGTACAAGCGGCCGAAATGAATTTCTAATCGCATATTTCGGTTATTTTTGCTAAAAAGCGGGTTATTTGCCCGCTTTTTAGCTTTGGGTCAGGAAAACGCTCACCGCTCGCAGCCGTCTGATACAATCGGTTCAACTTAACCGATAAGTGTCAATTTTTATGAATCAGTCGCTTGTTCCAGTCATTCTCGCCGGTGGTAAAGGGGAACGTTTTTGGCCCCTCAGTCGTCTAGCGCGTCCGAAACAGTTTCTCTGTCTTGATGGTAGTGGTCGCAGTCTTTTACAAGCAACGGCCGATCGTCTGTTATCTTTAGGGGCCGGTTGGGAAAATCTCTGGGTAATTACCGCTAGTGCGATCGCTGATGGTGTCCGCGAACAACTGCCTGATTTACCGGAGAGTAACCTATTAGTGGAACCAGTGGGCAAGGATACGGCCCCGGCTGTGACTTGGGCCACCTTAGAAGTGGCAAAACGTTATGGTAAAGAAGTGGCGATCGGTTTTTTTCCTGCCGATCATTATATTGGTGATCAAGAGGCTTATATTAACACTTTAAAAGCGGCCGTAGAAGTGGCCGTCAGCCAAAAAGCGATCGTTACTTTGGGGATTAAACCCGATTATCCCTCCACTGGTTACGGTTATATCGAACAGGGAGAAAATCAAGGCGAATTTAATGGTTTACCCGTCTATAAAGTGAGTCGTTTTACGGAAAAACCCGATCGCACCACGGCTGAAAAATTCCTAGAAACGGGACTTTTTAGCTGGAATAGCGGAATGTTTATCTTTCAGGGACAAGTGGTTTTAGAGGAGCTAAAAACCCACGCTAATAATATTTTACAACCTCTGAGCGATCGGGGCATCGCTGCCTATGAGGATTTAGAGAAAAAAAGTATTGATTATGCTTTGATGGAAAAAACCCAACTCGCTTACGTTTTACCCGCTAATTTCGGTTGGGATGATCTGGGAGATTGGAATTCTCTGGAAAGATTATTAGAAGCAAAGGGCAAAAATATTGAACTGGCCAATCATGTCGGTTTGGATACGGAAGGCTCTATTATCTATGCTAGTGATCAGGAGGAAGTGATCGTTACTATTGGTTTAAAAGATCTGGTAATTGTTCGCGACGGGAAAGCGACTCTCGTTGTCCACAAAGATCGTACCCAAGATATTAAACAAGTTCTCAAGCAATTACAAACCGATCCTAAATTAGAGAAATTGTTATAGGATCGATATTAGTTGCTAGCTTTTTCAGTAACCAGTCATCAGTGAAAAGACAGTAGGAAACTTTGATTTAATACTGCTCACTTAAAACTCAAATCTGATAACTTACCCACTGATAACTGATAACTTACCCACTGATAACTGATAACTGATCACTGATAACTGATAATACCGTGTTCTCACTCCCGCAAACCAGTCAAAGACAAAAAGAAATCCTTGAGATAGTTCTCGGCAACGGTTGGGACTATATGCGCGGGGTTTTAACCCTAGGAAAAGCAGAAAATCCCCAGATTCCCACCCCAGAAGTTCTCAAAAAAATCCTCGTGGAATTGGGGCCTTTTTATGTC
Encoded here:
- a CDS encoding mannose-1-phosphate guanylyltransferase: MNQSLVPVILAGGKGERFWPLSRLARPKQFLCLDGSGRSLLQATADRLLSLGAGWENLWVITASAIADGVREQLPDLPESNLLVEPVGKDTAPAVTWATLEVAKRYGKEVAIGFFPADHYIGDQEAYINTLKAAVEVAVSQKAIVTLGIKPDYPSTGYGYIEQGENQGEFNGLPVYKVSRFTEKPDRTTAEKFLETGLFSWNSGMFIFQGQVVLEELKTHANNILQPLSDRGIAAYEDLEKKSIDYALMEKTQLAYVLPANFGWDDLGDWNSLERLLEAKGKNIELANHVGLDTEGSIIYASDQEEVIVTIGLKDLVIVRDGKATLVVHKDRTQDIKQVLKQLQTDPKLEKLL